The sequence CCTGTTCCCGGATAACAAGAAAGACTTGAGAGCAGTGAGGTTACTCAGCTTCTCGCTTAACTCTCCGGATAAGTAGTTGTTGCTTACATTAAGCATCACAAGACTTGTAAACACTCCAAGATTCGATAGATTCCCTGTCAAGAAGTTATGGCTCAAGTCAAGAACTTGAAGCTGCTGCAACATGGAGATCTCTGAAGGCAATtcgcctttgaggtggttacgAGAGAGATCAAGTAACTGAAGCTCACTCAGCTCGCTTAAAGAACTTGAAACTTCACCTTCTAACCCCTTTTCAGACAGAACCAGCTTTGTAACTcgactagaaacatcatcacaAACAACACCACCCCACTCACAACAGCTTGAATCGTTTAACCAAGATTCAGTAACGGACCTGTTCTTCAACGCTCCTGCGAACTCCCTGAGGGCAGATAAGTCGCTGGGGTGACATGTGAGCGTTGGTTGGCTCAGAGATGAACCAAGAAACAAGACTAGCGATAGAAGAATGATCAACATGACTTAAACCAACAGAGACAAGAGTCTTCTCTAGAGTTAAGGGCtcttgaagaagaggaagactcAGAGAGTCACATGCTCATGTCCCAAAAAGAGTAGAGCTTCCACAACTTGGGATTGAAGCAACATTGTGAAAGCGAATTGAGAACAGCAAAACTTATCTTCCTGAAACCGAATCCCAAGAAAAGAGAGTATGAGAAGAAACTAAACAGACAAGACTTGTAGTAACTAAGACTGCTCACATCCCAAGTGTTATCCAAGACTTGTAACTTAAGCAAAGATACAAacttttaaactttaaataagtCAAAAGAGTAAAGTAAATACCTGTTTAAGCAATTTGGCTAACCAAAAACCCTAAATTGCAAAGCTTTCCAAGATAAAGCTTAGAGCTTTCGAGTTCACAACCGCAACTGAGATAGTGAatgatctttttcttcttcaggGAAACTATTGATGCCGAAGACTTCTGTTCGGAGGGTTTATAGTGTGTGGAAGTAAAAGTGCAGGTCTTTTTCGAGGCGAGACAGGAACAGTCTAAAAAGCGAAACAGAGAGTAGTTGGGGTTTCAAATTTTGTCAAtgttttaatttcgaaattgattgGAGAAGACGATAGAAAAAAGATTTTTGAGAAGAAAAGGGAGAGTTGTTTCGTTTTCTCAAGAACAGTGAGAGTTGCTATTAGCTTTTGTCCGTGACAGGTCTTGTCTCAAATGTCTTGTGTGCACTTCtccttaacttttttttttttttttaattttacaaattataatgGGACGTCAATTAAATTTACTATTTAATTTCTGTGGACAAAATCCTGCACAACTATTTATTACAGCTCACAAGTTTATActatattttagaaataataaTCGCTCACACAGTTTGactgtaatttgttttttttccttttaatattttacttattaaaatGGTTCAGAGATAATGTTATTTTAACTTACCTCCGTtgagtaaaaactaaaaacattaagTTTCTCGAAATTATCATCGGCATATGCAGACAAAATGTTGTCGTTTGCttcaaatctatatttttatgacAAATTTTAGTGGGAAACAAACTAAATTTCTAGTTGGAACAAAGTCAACAAAAGTATGTAGTTAGGTCAAAAACTTTTCTTAGAGGCTTTCGTTTTCTTCTATAGTTTGTCGCATTAAGGAAAATAATTGACAAAAGATTAAGGGATCGTTCCGAGTTAATCCGATTATCTAATGATGAAGCTAATAAGTAGTAATAACTCATTTTGTCAATGCGTTGCCCCCAAAATCAATACCAACATGAATTTCTCTAAAAGTAGAAATTAAGCATTGATATCCATAATaacatactccctccgttcttaaatgatccatgttttagaaaaatattttgtttctaaaagatctatattttacattttcaatgtatgtaataatggaaaattgtaaatttcaaaaacattaattgtgtttactgaattttgattggttaaaaatCATAGGAAATAACTAAACACAGAAAATCAtacatttattatcaaaattttaagtgttttcttaataagtgtgaaaattctaaaacataaattatttaggaacagagggagtattccTTTGTAAAGTAATTTTCGTTGACAGATAAATatcgttttagaattttaatcaaatttattaattttatattatataattttttttttacattttcgaATTTATTTTACaggttaaaatgtaaaaaaaatggtaaaactGGTTAAAATGTAATTAGttttatgtaataatatttttatttataaaatatatagaactaaatatttttaaaatctgaatgcataaatctaaaataattaaaataaaatggaaagagtatctGATAACGATGAATTGCTCTTGTAAAATTTTCGGTGGTcactaaatttttttctttcttttcacaagatttgattcacgttttttttttttccgtcaaagTTTTTTGATATTATATAACTGGGCCAAGCCCAGACAAGATCCGAAGCCCGATTACATAAAGACTGATTAGAAGCCCAAAAAAACAACAACGGgctcaaaaaaatctaaacgGGCCTTCAGCCCAATCTCAACATCACTCGCCCCACATGGAAAGCGCGTCAAGGAGGCTGGCTCGACACGTGGGGAGATCTGCTCCCTTAGCGCTTAACGCGTCGTCACCGTCTCGACTTAACCGCCTCCATCTTGACGCCACCGGAACAAACACCGACAAAGAACCTCGTTCGTCGGAGCTCAAGACCCGACAAGCCTCCAACGAACGCAAACCATTCTTTTCCCCACTGTCATCACACCTGAGAGATCCATCGAAACTCGAGATCTCCTCCAACTTTAGAGTGCTTCAAACCCTAGACACGCGGATCAAGAcccatctcttttcttttcttgaccACCGTCACCTCGCCGTAGAGCATCATCTTCCACAGAGATCTCATCCGCCGTGACCCAAACCCACCATGACGACAACCACACCGACCATGAACCAAAACTAACCTCGTAAACCTTTTTCCCAAAGAACATCGGGATCCCAAATGGAAGCGCGGATCTTTGGTAGCCTCCGCTCTCCATAGTTGAAAGCCGGCGAAGACGAATCTGAAGAAGACTCTCTTCCCGGAAGCTCGAACCGGCGGCGGTGGATCTGCagaagcctccacctcccggaaAATACCACCACTGTACATGCAGGCCATTTTCTCCACCGTGGACCTCCCGACGAGCGCGTCGTAACTCCATAACCGAACCACCGTAAGAGATGAGGGCGGTGACAGAGGTCGGACAAGGCGCTTGTTGACAGGACGGCGAAAAAAAGGCGGAGGGGAACCACTACGACGAACAAGAAAAAACTCCGGCGCCGACacggacgctcacgcgccggccgaGCACCGGACTCCAAAGTAGATCTcgcttctctctcttctctctctttttgccTAAAAAGAACTCTCAAAGATTTGATTCACGTTagatgtagttttttttttcaaaataattaaatgacATGATTTGAGTTTCTCTTTGGGAGATATAAACATTCACAAGTGTAGAACCTCTTagtcataaaaatatttacacaaatttttaatcaggaaaaaaaaataagaaatgttTCATTGACATAAATAGTAATCGAACCTCCCGTGAAAGTCGTGACGCATCATGGCTATTTACGGTGCACGTGGCCCGAAGAGAGTGACCTTCCTTTGAACCTTGTGGGTTCAGTTTGGACTTTCAGTCCCGACGTCACGGGTTCGATGCCGTGAAAGAGGTGGAACCGTTGAGATTCTTAGAAAAGGCCAGATCACGAGTCCCATGTGACTTAATgatagttttttcattttgggctttttattttaaaagaactctctttttgttttgttctttaaaATCTTTCTTTATTGACAACCTacaaacaatgttttttttttttgcaaaaggcTTAACCTACAAACAATTGttataaaaactataaacaaaTCGTTCTGGTCTCGAAAAAGTACCTTCTGAATACATAATGGGggtaatttatatacaaaaggTCCTTGATTGATGATGTGCCCACTAACCCTGTTATGCTTTCTGTGTTTAATTCGATATTTTAAAAGATGAAAAAAGTGATATTGATACAACCATGCAATGCAAAGTGCTAACAGTAAGaataatatatgaataatatataatgaGAAAATTGGAAAGAGACTCTTGATTGTAATTAGATGTCGAAGTAATTAATCCAATAGTTACATGTAAATTATGAACTTAgtactaataattatttatggttaACAGTTTTGTCACTGTGCTTCTAGTGGTACAACCGAATTTTCTACTacaacactatatatatatcaaaatagcATTTActataagtttttttaaaactataaaatatttaaatttggatttaatgattaaagtttaatatttaggAGAATAGGTGGGATTAACATTTAGGAATAAGattaaggtgatgattgtttacatagtttttagattttagtttttggtttttggattttggtttttagttcttagaatttggttttagtttttagtttttctgtagattttagtttttcaaaaagtttgaATAGGGGcattaaattttggtttttgctttctaatcaaaaatattttataaatataaaattatttttttcgaaacaattaaaaataataatgttttattttatcactaatttacataaatttatatttaaagtttttaaaaataaatattataaaataaaaaataatagctaatttttttaaaaaaataattttgtctcTCTAGAACAATACACAATTAATAGctgatattttaaaacaaactgaaattagttatattttttaaatatggtaaattaaataaaatttatgcaACTCAAATATCACAatatctaaaatctaaaaagtaaatttaattctttaaaaacattattatattttataaaaaaattatatttttcaaaatggtaagtttttttaaagaagGTTTTCGacaaaaaaactagaatttaaataaaaagtaaaatgaCCATTTAATAAATGCATAGTAGATAAAACcaatagttttagtaaattttattatagattttatagTATAaagtattaattaaataattataaaactaatttagcTAAACAAAACTCCAataacttaaattttaaaaaatgattgttATTGTGGAAATCAAAACTATATGAATGTAATCATCCACCATTTGtcattctgaataatttataattttatttatagtttatttttagttCTAATACTTTATTTCAGAGTTTAATTGGTAGCGTAGTTAAACAAACATGTAGGAGTTGAAGAAAGAAGATAAACATagaacaaatataaaatataaaattttaaaagaaataataaattaaaaaactatcGTTGGCCAAActctaagaaaatatagtttttggtttttgtgtaGAAAGAATTAAGTAATTATttgaaaaactagtttccctacTTTTTATGGAAtcattttttctaaaatcttgattggcaaaaaaaaagtggtttttcaaaaataaaagccAAAAACcatttcaaaaactaaaaacaatcaAGTTCTAACTAGACTTCACTAAAGTGCATATGTAATGttggttatatataatttttatatatgaaaatataaaatcggttattgttttgaaatgtttcaatataatgtTGGTTATATATATTGTCGTTGTTTTCAATCATTCGCCATTTTTTAATAGATCAATTGCGCCGGACCCGAAATCTAACTATCATAGCGGATGACTTAAAACAACTGTAATCAACATGGCAATGgttactgttttttttctttctttttcagaaAATTTGATATTATTGTAAAGTTTCAGAACATAAAATAATACTGAAAATTTATTTACAGTTTCATCGATTAAAATCAACTTTAGAAAATCCCTTCCATAATTTGCATGTTGCTTCCATGAATGAAGCAACTTAAATGTATACACCATtcagttttaaaagattttaagtttttaaggaaaaatatatttaaaaacattttagagATTAGATTGTAGGAATATATTAGATTGCGATGaatttatatagatatatatatatatacaaaagactttcagaatttaaaacatagaagCAAACAATTTATGTTTGGTTAgttaatatcaatatttttaggattctccaatattttatatgagaatattatgaaaatattagtgatttgaaaagatttttataACTAATAACATATGGATTATTTGTTTTTGCATAAACAATTTATGTTtggttatttaatattaatatttgtaggaTTCTCCAGTATTTTATATgagaatattatgaaaatatcagtgttttgaaaatatttgtataactaATAACATATGGattatttgtttttgcattCAGTAAATGGAATATTAGGAAACTGCATACACATTAAAATGTATTATTCGGAAACATAACCAAATTATAGacattttttgttaatattttttttatgatttttaagattttttttttgttttgttttgaatgtattattagattttaaaaatttagatttggaCTATAGTATTCTTTATATTCGGTTTATATATTtccaatatttttcatataactTTTTAATACTTTAAATGCTTATTAGAAATTTATACTCTGATATGAATATAAAAATCTTGTACTTCATTCTTAAATAGTTGAttcagtttttttatatatatttaatgattgGTTGTAGATATGGTGGTGAACATATGTTGCAGACATGGTATCAGAGTATActtgttagattttttcatttttttactgcagttttgtttttgatgttgGTTGCCTTGAGAGTGCTCTGGTTGGTTTTGAGCTCCTTAAACTTCTTGGGTTGAGAATTCGTTAGCTTAAATTGCAATTGGTAATGAAgtgatttaaatttgttttggttTCAATAAGGTTCTCTTTTGATTTGATGCGTAGGTTACTATTATAACTGGACCACTTAGGATTAATCCATGTTAGAAATTGCATCCAGGCCTAGCGCCAAATGACAAAATCGGAAATTAATCGAAGAGTAATCagaaattagttttaaatttttttttaaaatctcttaTATACATTTGTACATGTAGAACTAAGAATCAATTGTTACTTAGTCTAGTCATTTGTTAGCAAGCTGAATCTCGTATCGGTTGAGGGTTTGAAGGAgaacatttttgtttgtttttgcaCTCTATCAATAGTGacacaaaattacctaaaatcatgTCTTCTTCTGCATAACCATAGTCGATCTTCAAATCcaaattttgttgttttatctttttcacgattgttaatttttatttattttcacgACTTTTGACAAATCTAAAAAGAAATACTTGATTTAGTCTTTAAAACCCACAAAACTAAGGGGTTTACATGTTGCCGCATAACACAACTGAATCACTTCAACGCGTCAAGATTGGGCACATTACGATTGGGCACTATTTGATTATGGGCTTTGAGATTGTTAGTATGGGACGAGCGATTTTTGGACGCCGAATCGGTCAAGCGGCCTAGTTTTAGAACATGGGTATTAATGTGTTAGAATGATGAAAtggatatattatatatttgcttaaatgaaaaaaaaataatggattttgaaatgatttattATGTTAGTGACAgaagttttaatatataatttgaaggacaaattattttgtaactcagttttgataaaataaattatgttatttttctttaaaaaaggTATTGTTTTGAAGATTGTTTTTTGAAagctatttttattataattttttttgaatgctACTTTTAAGACCATCTACAAGGGTTACTTCTATTTGttattccaaaaataaaatactctAAATATTGAAGACggttttgctccaatggttatttctattttatactaaaataaaatattccaagtatattattttctatttatttattagtttattatactatctttaacttttaaaatattaaaatttcactcatttattttattttataaaatatactacactatttatataactaaatgattcttttaaaattaaaattttattacaacACATCATTATAAACAAATGATATACTAAATATAGTATTTAAatactatataattttattttagtaaaaaattaatcatataaacataaatgatcattttgtaaATGAAAAGTTTCACtctaaaaatagagtaaaagaaTAGTATTACTCTATATCTAGCGTATTACTGTTCATCTCTCTATATTTAGTGCAATATATAGCATATTATTGGAGTGagttttactctatatttgtaTAAAGGGAAAGTAGAATATACATTctaaaaatgtattattattttagagATTTATTTAGCGTTCaatttatattcatataataTTATGTGAGTTAAGTTTGGGAGAATCGAGAGTGAGTGGTGTCTTTTGATAATGGATTGTATAGTCAACTGCTCACACACCGCAAATCACGTGAAGTCCTCGAATCGTACACCTATCGGCCTCctactttgtttgtttttcaagTCTTCTCTAATCTCTACGATCGAACCTCGAATCTATCGGACCTCACCTCagtcactattttttttttaattagtgtaTGTTTAATTAGTTTTAGTCACCCTTCTTTGTCATCTATTTGTCTGGTGCACTTAACTAGTCAACCTGTACATCATACATGTACGATGTATCCATAAAACTCGTGTAACTAAATAATCTTGTGAGCAGGCCCTGCTCAAAAGAATTTTAGATCCTTGgcaaaatagttaaaaaacatttttttttatgtaattatATGGTAACTTAAAATTTTCGGGCTCttatcttcaatttttttttaaatattgagtCCCTTTTCAATACTATTTATGCGAAAAATCTTTTGGGCCCTAGACCAGTGTCCTTTTGCCCACTCTCCTAAACCGAACCTGCTTGTGAGCATAACGTATAATAGCATGTGCAAGTGGAGCAGTAGAATAGAGGTAGAATCTAAACAaagttcaaaatttaaatttttttaaaaataaatatataaactatggtttaaaacttcaaaattttatatataatattaatttagaatttataaatttaaaagagaggtcaaatatatataaatagagcTATAAACTTTTAAACTTACTCTATTGCATCACTAAATactgttaaatttttttgaacagAGCCCATTAATAATTTGAGACGGTACTGCTTGTGAGATTTCTATTTGGTGTCGTAGAAGAACAACAGACCTTTTTTTTGGGGGGAACAACCAAGAACAAGTGAACAACAGACCCATATTAATAAGAAAGCAGAAAAAGATGACCAAACTTGTCCGTCTTTTCAACGTTTCAATTAGATCCCGTCTTGTGTCTAAATTGACGGAGTTCCAAATTGAACAACTACTGAGAAACCAACATTACACAAACATTTTTTTGGAAAAGTAAATACAATTTTTCTTATTTCCTCTCATCgccaaatataaatattgggTTTCTATTACAATATCGTTTATTTATTTGTTAGTAAATAGAATTTTAGGTCTGTAATCCCTTCACAACCTCGAGGTAACATGTTAGTAATGTGCTCCCTTCCTCATCAGCGAGATTCGAATATGAGATCTTGAGACGTAGTTCCCTTGAAAGGTTTCCTAGTACCTCAGCAGAGCTACTAatgctatatttttttatgtgaaGTATGTTACACTGTTTACAACAAATAAATCTACCAATAAGCATGTAATAAGATAAACCGCAGTATATGAAACCAAGATGACTCCACAGTAAGACATGTGCAGAATATGAAACCAAGATGACTCCACAATAAGACATGTTTAGATGTTTCTATTAGAAATCTTCTCACATCGAAGttgtaaattaatatcatatataaagaCTAAAAAACATGTGTTGTTATTTCAGTCTTTGTTAATTAACTTTGAATTGTAAATCCATAAACCTGACAAACATAATACTATAGAATTCAACCTCGCCATTACAGTTAACGATGTGAACCACTGAGATCATGAGATGATAGTCCTGTCTGACATCTCTCTTATCATAACAATTTGGATAAAGAGAGTAGCCTGATGGGTTAATCCAAGATTGTCATATGAAACCGTAACGATACCATGATGCTTGCAGCGCTAAGCCCAGCCCATATTGCTGTACAATACCATTAGAATTCAACTATCCACGAAACACCTAAACGGTGTATAGGGCTTGGCACGAAGCGAGTACTCGTTATTTTGTGTGTACTTGCGACTTGACTTACTTTGTATGAGTAATAAAATTTTCGATTTGcatttaacttattaaaaacgAGTACTTGCTATTTCGAGTACTTGATCAAAAATGAATTATTTGCAAGTTACTTGACCCGCTATTACTTACTATTTATGAGTACTTGTAAACTATTTACgagttttttagaatttttaaaaactacttactaaataataattattaggaATAGActtgaaaatttgttttatttattctacTTAACATAACATCTTAATTACTTTAAGCGAAATATTTGttcatattataaaaaacacacaaaaaatatgaatatatcgATATATAAACATTGTATAATTTTTATGATGACAAAAATGTTTTCTCTAAACAAGTAACAAGTAGTAACAAGTCATatagttaaatttttaatacttGTTACTATATAATACTTAACTAGATGACGAcgaatatttataaatcaagACATATACGAAATAAGTATATTTATAACTAgattgtacatatatatattttgccttgatcaataaatttgaaatttcatcaaaaaaaataaaataagtagtAAGTATAAAAAGAGTAATGAATATTTGTGTCCAATCCTAAAtgcaagtaaaagaaaaaacaaatataaacaaatatttaataaatcatataaatagtAAGTAGTAGGGCAAGTAACATGGCATAATGAGTcaagtaattaaaataataatgatactTGATATTTGACTTAGTTtggtaagtaataaaaattgagGACTTGTTACTTACCTTGAAAACATTGAATACTTCAATTTTTAAGGCGGATTTAAGGCGAATAACAAGTAACGACCGCCAGCCTACCAGTATAAAATGCGATTTTGAGTATCATAGTATAAGGTAATGCAACTGATTAATTAATTACTAGATTTTACTGAGAAATCCTTTGCAAGGTCCCACAAAAAGATATAGAATAGGGCGGCCatccacttgatttgaaagagACTGTAGTGGAATCCAACCATATGTCACAAAGATCCAAGATAATATATgaactatttttcaaattatgatAATGATCAATACTATTTTCTTCAACACTTCATTATCATTCTTAAGAGTAGTTATTTATGCATGTGCATGATTATACGAAAAAGAACCGACAATTTACTCCGCAAGACATTTATACGGTACATTGTCATTCCCTTCCTTTTATTATTTCCTTCAACAAACTATAATCGAAATGAACGATTCTGTGTTATACAAAGATCGAGTTTATTGAGAAAACAACTTGTTATCTAATGGTTGGTCACTTGGTCCTAAATATGATTTGCTCATCTCCACCAAAACCAAAGttcaaattgtaaatatcaGTGATCGTGCATGTGAATGAGTGAGAAAGCTATTAAAGAGTTATTTGATTTAGTAGTCACTAACTTCTAAAAGAAATTGGCCACCGTTATGACTCAGGACACTATCACTCCAGCTGAGCTTAGGAAACatgattgaaaatataaagaGAATTGGTTGGAGTGGGACCAATGAAAGAAGTATCATTATTAGACGAGAAGAAAAAGACAGAATTGTTAGAGAAATGTCAAAAAAGTACAGtaacaaacaacaaaaaaaggCCCAATCAATGCTCTACTTTCATTAAAGCTTTAGTTTTTAGGTAAGGAATGTAGAATGTGTGTGTGAGATTGTAAGGTAGAGAGAAAGTGataagtgagagagagagagagaaatgaagTTCTTGTTCCAGTGTCCATGCTGCTCTTGCTTCTGCTTCATGAAACCAAAGCAGGGCAAACCAAAAGCTGTAGATTCAAAAccaaaggaagagaagaaaaaagaggagaagaaacctgagaagaaagaagaaaagaaagaagaaaagaaagaagagaagaaagaaaccaaagctGAGAAGGCCGAGTGAGAGCTCTATTTCAAGAAAACGCAATTAATTATCCCATTTTATTTCTGTTTCTATTTCTATGCTGTGTTATGGATGCTTAAGTAACTTGTAACAtttcttgattaataaaattttctattttgcCAATATGGTTTGTCTCTATTTTATCAATGCTGCTTGTTTAATATGTACTATTCTGAATTTGTGAAAGAAAACTATGATTATTGTTTCGACGTGATTGTCctttagttttataaaacccCACTTATGATTAGATATTGACGGTTTGAGTTTATACGATTGATGATTCATATTGGATTTCTTATTCCCAGTTTCGGATTTGATTCTTTTTGTTGTAACAAGTATATGAATGAAAACTATTAACCAAATCAAATCTGAGTCTAACTCGTATAGGTGCATGCAATAATTGATTAGAACAGAAGCCCATTTCAATGAAATCAAACTCAAGCTCATGTAAACTAATTTCCTTAGCAAAATAGCATggaatataaaaatgtttagtTCTCAAAGGAAAGGACATCCAGagcttctttctttcttgtttttttttctttgcatttaAATAAAGCTTGGTGAACTAATAAAGCTGTTATAAGTTCAATCAATCTTGCTAACGACTTGCTTACATAATTCACTTCTTATCTACATATGTGTTTCGATTCATAACTAATATGGTGTTGGAAAGCGATCCATGTATTTGTTTCCCTACTCCTTATACAGAAAATTCcaagttatatattttatcaattacCTTATCACCGAAAATGATGGTCTTTCTTAAAAGAcaaatgtttttgtatttttcattaTCAAAGTGAATTTTCTAACCAGATTCCTTTGGCCTCATTGATGTTTACCTCCCAATTCATCAAAGCTCGAAACCATCATAATTTTCGTTTCATGCAAGTATATCATATTAGAGTTGCTCTCATATCTCTCATCATTTAATCACTCCATATTTGGATCGTGAGTACTGACTCAAAATATGTTGATTTGACTCTATGCACTAAAAATAATCGTGCAAAGAGATATAAGCATGTAATCATAATAAGACTTAGCATATATATTGcatatgtaatctcatcccttatatattaaaagagaagcattgtaataaatgcattcacattaTAATAGACATGTGGCAGCTTCACaataatttgataataaatatgctaacgcgttcacactatagtcataaatgtgttcacactatgtactttgtgatttttttaatataaaactcacatacatagttccaataaaactcaggatttttcggttcgaataaaaatagataacgaatcaaaagctaaactatatatattatttttattgtttacagataaaattgagcaaaatattcataaattttgattcgatttgttatccgttttgatttgaacaaaaaaatcttgatatttgaaactttacgaaacaaatcaaatactaaaatacaatatccaaaaaagaagcaaaacactaataccaatatttttaggaacatatatctaat is a genomic window of Brassica napus cultivar Da-Ae chromosome A2, Da-Ae, whole genome shotgun sequence containing:
- the LOC106379290 gene encoding UPF0329 protein ECU05_1680/ECU11_0050-like, encoding MKFLFQCPCCSCFCFMKPKQGKPKAVDSKPKEEKKKEEKKPEKKEEKKEEKKEEKKETKAEKAE